Below is a genomic region from Anabas testudineus chromosome 13, fAnaTes1.2, whole genome shotgun sequence.
TACCCAACACAGAGAGGCATAATGAAATACAAAACCAGGAAGCCTAGTTTCCAGCTCAATAGATCCATAGTCTAAAGGCAGATTTCAAACACTGGAAATATGGTTATGATGATACTATCAAGAGGATCtagattacattacattagttTATAGTACATAGTAAACAGAAGTAGTAATGCATTCACGTTATTAGGTAATCTACCAAGAATGTGCTGTGTTCAACTTTAACACCTGTCTGTAAAAGTGCAAAGTTTAAACCCTTCTTCTTCACTCTGCCTGTGGATAGTTGTCATCATACAAAACACACCCAGTAGTGTTGTCAGAGGATTCTGGGTTGATCTTTAGTTGACCACCAGGGgtcagcaaaacaacaaacacaggcCAACTTACTCTGGCAAAGTCGAAGGCATATCTGTAGATATTTTTGAAGATGACCGAGTCGTTGAGCTCACTGCGCAGGTAGTCCAGTTTGTTCTGTAACCTCTCTGTACAGTCGCACCTGCAAGTAGCCAAAGGACCATGagtaaaatgcacacacacaaaacaactaaaagagTGATGTGAGAAGCCTGAGAATTGACAGAAGTCAGACAGGTTTGtgtgaacacaaatgttttcatgcttCTTTTAATTTCTAATCTTTGTGGATGCCACAGCGTCTCTCAACAGAGTTCAAGGAccttcaaaaaagaaaagtccaaGAAGCCTGTTCCCCATCTGATGATCCATCGAGGACTGCACTGTGCACCTATCAAACGTGTGGTTCATATATCCATTGGCAATAAACTTCTATGAGTTTGAAAGGAACAAGGTCAGGATTCACTTGTCTCGTCCATTTTgaacatgaaacattttcttaCTGTAATAACGTCATTCCTCTGAGCCACTCCTCTTTGGTGAAGAATCCCATATTCACAGCTTCAAGATGCCAGGCTAAAACTAACATGATAATCTGCAAGAAAGAGAAAGTCTGAGTCTAAATTTAAAAATCGGCATCTGCGCATATAAACAGCTAAAAACTCCTGTGCCCAGGTCAGGGACTCACATTCTCTGGTTCCACACCAATGTCTTCACAGAACTTCTCCATGGCCTCTGGACCGACCACGTCATCAGGGCCAGCGTACTCATGGAACCAGGCCAGGCACTTCTTACTGGAAAATAGTTTCTCAGCACTGACCGACCTCGCCTCACGGATCTGAGGCCGGGTGAAGctgcaacaaaatgttttacaataaataaatttagcaaaaaagaaagtcacaAAAACGACACTAACTTACATGTAGCTGATACAAGTTCTACAAGGTCAATAGAAATGTCCTTACTTTCACATTCCTTATACAGAGATTTAGTCTGTGATGAGTTACCACAGAAGTCTGACGTGAGTCAactaaataacactgaaaataagAAGAGGGGTGCACTGCGTCTGCTGCCAGGTGAAAGAAAACTCTGCCAGCTGGTTTTTTTACTGCAGCGCTCACAGTCTGTCCTCTCCAGCAAAGAGCCTCTAACTCACAAACTACTCATGAGATGTTGGACTAACGTGctataaaacataataatgatTCAAACTGAggttaaataaaactgacagatta
It encodes:
- the dcun1d5 gene encoding DCN1-like protein 5, producing MPVKKKRKLPDADDHERKCKITSFTRPQIREARSVSAEKLFSSKKCLAWFHEYAGPDDVVGPEAMEKFCEDIGVEPENIIMLVLAWHLEAVNMGFFTKEEWLRGMTLLQCDCTERLQNKLDYLRSELNDSVIFKNIYRYAFDFARDKDQRSLDMDTAKSMLALLLGRTWPLFPVFHQFLEQSKYKGMNKDQWYNVLEFSRTINTDLSNYDEDGAWPVLLDEFVEWRKAWWAS